The window CCGTATCATCCTTGTTGACTCTTAAGCTCGAGCCAAGAACTCACCGGTGCGGGTATCGATTTTCAGCCGCTCGCCCTCCTTGATGTATTCGGGAACCTGGACGATGAGGCCTGTTTCGAGGGTCGCAGGTTTGTTTCGTGACGTTGCTGAATTGCCCTTCACGCCGGGATCACACTGGGTGATCGTCAGTTCCACAGCAGCGGGCAACTCGATGCCCACACAAGCATCGTTGTAGATCATCGCTCGGATACCTTCCAAGCCTTCGGTCATGTAGGGCAATTCCTCTTCGGCGTCTTCCAAAGAGATCTCGTACTGCTGGAAATCCTCTTTGTCCATTAAGAATAAGTGGGTCTGGTCGGAATACAACATCTGCACATCGCGGCGTGAAAAGTCTGCCTCGTCCATCATATCGGTACCCTTCAACGTGAAGTCGACCTTGTTTCGTGTGATCAGATTCCGAGCGCGAAACTTGTAGAGCGTGGCGGCACCGCGTGCCGACGGAGAATGAACGTTGATTCCTTTGATCACGCACGGATTGCCGTCGTGGACCACAACAGAGCCGGTTTTGAGTTCTTTGGCGAGCATTTTGGCCTTCGAGAGGATGGTGAAGTATTGGTCTGACGACCGAGGTACTACGGTAATAATCCATCCGGGTTTCCCGCGATAGGACACCTCTCCCAGAATCCACCGACACGCACTCTCGCGGGAGGTCCGCCCCTGCCAACTGGATTTGCGGAGCAAATGGGACCACCGTGAATCGGTCGCAGTCAAGAGATGCTCTGACCACACCAAAGCGAACAAAAATTGTCCGCATCGCCGTTGACAACAAGTGTTCCATCTCAATCGATTCGTGTTGAACTGCGTTGCGTCTTCGATCAGTTCCATCGCTCACAGCGGGTTGGTTGATCAGATCCCACGCCGGATGATGGCCCAGCCGCAGCGACGTTCCTCCGAACGCCTTTTCTTC of the Allorhodopirellula heiligendammensis genome contains:
- a CDS encoding elongation factor P, producing the protein MLAKELKTGSVVVHDGNPCVIKGINVHSPSARGAATLYKFRARNLITRNKVDFTLKGTDMMDEADFSRRDVQMLYSDQTHLFLMDKEDFQQYEISLEDAEEELPYMTEGLEGIRAMIYNDACVGIELPAAVELTITQCDPGVKGNSATSRNKPATLETGLIVQVPEYIKEGERLKIDTRTGEFLARA